A genome region from Micromonospora inyonensis includes the following:
- a CDS encoding cysteine desulfurase family protein, producing the protein MTYLDHAATTPMLDEALEAYVATARDVGNASSLHAAGRRARRRVEESRERVAAALGARPSEVIFTGGGTESDNLAVKGIFWSRRGAGRDRVVSSAVEHHAVLDAVDWLCAHEGAGVGWLAVDEAGRLSPDGLRAELAAYGDRVALVTAMWANNEVGTVQPIAELAAVAAEHGVPFHTDAVQAVGQVPVDFAASGVAALTVTGHKLGGPTGVGALLLGRDVVATPLLHGGGQERDVRSGTLDTAGIAAFAVAVESAVKNQQAYAVRVATLRDDLVERVRHAVPEVVYNGDPTDRLPGNAHFSFPGCEGDALLLLLDAQGIACSTGSACSAGVAQPSHVLLAMGADNDRARSSLRFSLGHTSTGADVDALIAALPAAVERARRAGAIRSARS; encoded by the coding sequence ATGACATACCTGGATCACGCGGCGACGACCCCCATGCTCGACGAGGCACTGGAGGCGTACGTCGCGACCGCTCGCGACGTCGGCAACGCGTCGTCACTGCACGCGGCCGGGCGACGTGCCCGCCGCCGGGTGGAGGAGTCCCGGGAGCGGGTGGCCGCCGCCCTGGGCGCCCGTCCGTCCGAAGTGATCTTCACCGGTGGGGGCACCGAGAGCGACAACCTCGCGGTCAAGGGGATCTTCTGGTCCCGGCGCGGCGCCGGGCGGGACCGGGTCGTCTCCAGCGCGGTCGAGCACCACGCCGTGCTCGACGCGGTGGACTGGCTCTGCGCACACGAGGGCGCCGGGGTCGGCTGGCTGGCGGTGGACGAGGCCGGTCGCCTCAGCCCGGACGGCCTCCGCGCCGAACTGGCCGCGTACGGCGACCGGGTGGCCCTGGTGACGGCGATGTGGGCCAACAACGAGGTGGGCACCGTCCAGCCGATCGCCGAACTGGCCGCGGTCGCCGCCGAGCACGGGGTGCCGTTCCACACCGACGCCGTCCAGGCCGTCGGGCAGGTCCCGGTCGACTTCGCCGCCAGCGGCGTCGCCGCGCTGACCGTCACCGGGCACAAGCTCGGCGGCCCGACCGGGGTGGGCGCGCTGCTGCTCGGCCGGGACGTCGTGGCCACCCCGCTGCTGCACGGCGGCGGCCAGGAGCGCGACGTGCGCTCCGGCACCCTGGACACCGCCGGGATCGCCGCCTTCGCCGTCGCGGTCGAGAGCGCGGTGAAGAACCAGCAGGCGTACGCCGTGCGGGTCGCCACGCTCCGCGACGACCTGGTCGAGCGGGTCCGCCACGCGGTGCCCGAGGTGGTCTACAACGGCGACCCGACCGACCGTCTCCCGGGCAACGCGCACTTCTCCTTCCCCGGCTGCGAGGGGGACGCGCTGCTGCTGCTCCTGGACGCCCAGGGCATCGCCTGCTCGACCGGGTCGGCGTGCTCGGCGGGGGTGGCCCAGCCCTCGCACGTGCTGCTGGCCATGGGCGCCGACAACGACCGGGCCCGCTCCTCGTTGCGTTTCTCGCTCGGCCACACCTCCACCGGTGCCGACGTGGACGCCCTGATCGCCGCGCTCCCCGCCGCCGTGGAACGGGCCCGCCGGGCTGGGGCGATCCGCTCCGCCCGCTCCTGA
- the mnmA gene encoding tRNA 2-thiouridine(34) synthase MnmA — protein MRVLAAMSGGVDSAVAAARAVEAGHDVTGVHLALARNPQTYRTGARGCCTLEDSRDARRAADVLGIPFYVWDMADRFHADVVDDFVAEYAAGRTPNPCLRCNEKIKFAAVLDRAVALGFEAVVTGHHARLGPDGLLRRSVDVAKDQSYVLAVLTREQLDRSMFPLGDSTKAQVRAEAARRGLAVADKPDSHDICFIADGDTRGFLAERLGETPGDVVDALTGAVVGSHTGAYAYTVGQRRGLHLDRPAPDGRPRYVLSITPKTNTVTVGPGEALEVTDVRADRPVWTGGPRPGHPVECEVQLRAHGDVVPATVTVDAHGLRAALRRPVRGVAAGQAIVAYRPDPAGDVVLGSATITS, from the coding sequence GTGAGGGTCTTGGCAGCGATGTCCGGCGGGGTCGACTCGGCGGTCGCCGCCGCGCGGGCGGTGGAGGCGGGACACGACGTCACCGGCGTGCACCTGGCGCTGGCCCGCAACCCGCAGACCTATCGGACCGGGGCGCGTGGCTGCTGCACCCTGGAGGACTCCCGTGACGCCCGGCGTGCCGCCGACGTGCTCGGCATCCCGTTCTACGTCTGGGACATGGCCGACCGGTTCCACGCCGACGTCGTCGACGACTTCGTCGCCGAGTACGCGGCGGGGCGTACCCCGAATCCGTGCCTGCGCTGCAACGAGAAAATCAAGTTCGCCGCGGTGCTGGACCGGGCCGTCGCCCTCGGCTTCGAGGCCGTGGTCACCGGCCACCACGCCCGGCTCGGCCCGGACGGCCTGCTGCGCCGCAGCGTCGACGTCGCCAAGGACCAGTCGTACGTGCTGGCCGTGCTCACCCGCGAGCAGCTCGACCGGTCGATGTTCCCGCTCGGCGACTCGACCAAGGCGCAGGTGCGGGCGGAGGCCGCCCGACGCGGGCTGGCCGTGGCCGACAAGCCGGACTCGCACGACATCTGCTTCATCGCCGACGGTGACACCCGGGGGTTCCTGGCCGAGCGGCTGGGCGAGACCCCCGGCGACGTGGTCGACGCGCTCACCGGCGCGGTCGTCGGCAGCCACACCGGCGCCTACGCGTACACGGTGGGGCAGCGGCGGGGGCTGCACCTGGACCGCCCCGCCCCGGACGGCCGCCCCCGGTACGTGCTCTCCATCACCCCGAAGACCAACACCGTCACCGTCGGGCCGGGCGAGGCACTGGAGGTCACCGACGTCCGCGCCGATCGTCCGGTCTGGACCGGTGGACCCCGCCCCGGGCACCCGGTCGAGTGCGAGGTGCAGCTGCGCGCCCACGGTGACGTGGTGCCGGCCACCGTCACGGTCGACGCCCACGGCCTGCGTGCCGCGCTGCGCCGCCCGGTACGCGGGGTAGCCGCCGGTCAGGCGATCGTGGCGTACCGGCCCGACCCGGCCGGCGACGTGGTGCTCGGCTCCGCGACCATCACCAGCTGA
- a CDS encoding methionine synthase: protein MTDQVWPWPRGAATGVGSLPGTDVAEAQRIVLGELPALPHLPELPARGPGADLIGRSAGLLVELPVELYAARWRIAPRPGRDVRRARDLMERDLDQLAEQAEEYTGPVKVQVAGPLTLAAGLELPIGGRMLRDPGAVRDLTGSLAEGLRGHVEAVARRVPRATVLLQVDEPSLPAVLAGRVPTESGLGAYRAMETEVARTALRTVVEAAGVPTIVHCCAPDVPLELLRDAGAVAVALDLAQVTDLDPLGEAIDAGLGLLAGAAPALPPPAGRAPTSAQVADQVRQLWDRLGFPRARLPEQVVVTPACGLAGATPRYVREVLTACRDAGRRLAEE from the coding sequence GTGACTGATCAGGTGTGGCCCTGGCCCCGTGGCGCGGCGACCGGTGTCGGTTCCCTACCGGGAACGGACGTGGCCGAGGCACAGCGCATCGTGCTCGGCGAGCTGCCGGCCCTGCCCCACCTGCCCGAGCTGCCCGCCCGTGGCCCCGGCGCCGACCTGATCGGCCGTAGCGCCGGACTCCTGGTCGAACTGCCGGTCGAGCTGTACGCGGCCCGCTGGCGGATCGCCCCACGCCCCGGTCGGGACGTGCGTCGCGCCCGCGACCTGATGGAACGCGATCTCGACCAGCTTGCCGAGCAGGCCGAGGAGTACACCGGCCCGGTCAAGGTGCAGGTGGCCGGCCCGCTCACCCTGGCCGCCGGGCTGGAACTGCCGATCGGCGGTCGCATGCTGCGTGACCCGGGCGCGGTCCGGGATCTCACCGGCTCGCTCGCCGAAGGGCTGCGCGGGCACGTCGAGGCGGTCGCCCGCCGGGTGCCCCGGGCGACGGTGCTGCTCCAGGTCGACGAGCCGTCGCTGCCAGCCGTACTGGCCGGTCGGGTCCCCACCGAGAGCGGGCTCGGCGCGTACCGCGCCATGGAGACCGAGGTCGCGCGGACCGCGCTGCGTACCGTGGTCGAAGCGGCCGGGGTGCCCACCATCGTGCACTGCTGCGCACCGGACGTGCCGCTGGAACTGCTCCGCGACGCCGGCGCGGTGGCCGTGGCGTTGGATCTCGCCCAGGTCACCGACCTCGACCCGCTGGGCGAGGCGATCGACGCCGGGTTGGGGCTGCTGGCCGGGGCCGCCCCGGCGCTGCCGCCGCCGGCCGGTCGCGCGCCGACCTCCGCCCAGGTTGCCGACCAGGTACGCCAGCTCTGGGACCGGCTCGGCTTCCCCCGTGCCCGGCTGCCCGAGCAGGTGGTGGTCACCCCGGCCTGCGGCCTGGCCGGGGCAACTCCCCGGTACGTGCGGGAGGTGCTCACCGCCTGCCGCGACGCCGGCCGGCGACTCGCCGAGGAGTGA
- a CDS encoding VOC family protein — protein sequence MIGQLRSVVIDCPDPRALAAFYGELLGLSIAEEETDDDWVVLGGPPGQHPRIAFQMAPDLRPPAWPDPERPQQFHLDVQVDDVDAAEQRVLALGARRLPGEGDGFRVYADPAGHPFCLVFE from the coding sequence ATGATTGGACAGCTACGTTCCGTGGTGATCGACTGCCCCGACCCGCGTGCCCTGGCGGCCTTCTACGGCGAACTACTGGGCCTGTCGATCGCCGAGGAGGAGACCGACGACGACTGGGTGGTGCTCGGCGGCCCACCCGGGCAGCATCCTCGGATCGCCTTCCAGATGGCCCCCGACCTGCGTCCGCCGGCCTGGCCCGACCCGGAGCGCCCCCAGCAGTTCCATCTGGACGTGCAGGTGGACGACGTGGACGCGGCCGAGCAGCGGGTGCTCGCACTCGGGGCGCGACGGCTGCCCGGGGAGGGCGACGGTTTCCGGGTCTACGCCGATCCGGCCGGCCACCCGTTCTGTCTCGTCTTCGAGTGA
- a CDS encoding ADP-ribosylglycohydrolase family protein: protein MIQSSVRRSSGSFFGLAYGDALGAPTEFLTVDEIVRRYGPGGPRELVGDPALVTDDTQMALAVAWALREAPALTPEAVEPLLRQRFVAWSVSPENNRAPGMTCLRACGELARGVRWQEATQAGSKGCGANMRVTPVGLLDVDLDTLAGLAQLQAGLTHGHPTGLASSELTAYAVRVLRDGVTLPELPGMLVGHARRQRRVYRHGWLGDLWQQPGVGDPVDFIARGWDECLAVLARLTAALARPDDGGDPCRATGEGWVAEEALATALLCAVRHADDPVGALARGATTAGDSDSIAALAGAFVGAAHGMAAWPADWAARIEYADQLRTLSAPLD from the coding sequence ATGATCCAGTCTTCGGTACGGCGTTCCTCCGGTTCGTTCTTCGGCCTCGCGTACGGGGACGCCCTGGGCGCACCGACCGAGTTCCTGACCGTCGACGAGATCGTCCGCCGGTACGGCCCAGGCGGTCCCCGGGAACTCGTCGGTGACCCCGCCCTGGTCACCGACGACACCCAGATGGCCCTGGCGGTCGCCTGGGCGCTGCGGGAGGCCCCGGCGCTGACGCCGGAGGCGGTCGAGCCGCTGCTGCGGCAGCGCTTCGTCGCCTGGTCGGTGAGCCCGGAGAACAACCGCGCTCCCGGCATGACCTGCCTGCGCGCCTGTGGGGAGCTGGCGCGGGGGGTGCGCTGGCAGGAGGCGACCCAGGCCGGCTCGAAGGGGTGCGGGGCGAACATGCGGGTCACCCCGGTCGGTCTGCTCGACGTCGACCTGGACACCCTCGCCGGACTGGCCCAGCTCCAGGCCGGCCTGACCCACGGCCACCCGACCGGCCTGGCCTCCAGCGAGCTGACCGCGTACGCCGTCCGGGTGCTGCGCGACGGGGTGACCCTGCCCGAACTACCCGGCATGCTCGTCGGGCACGCCCGGCGGCAACGCCGGGTCTACCGGCACGGGTGGCTGGGCGACCTCTGGCAGCAGCCCGGCGTCGGCGACCCGGTCGACTTCATCGCCCGGGGCTGGGACGAGTGCCTGGCCGTGCTCGCGCGGCTGACCGCGGCGCTCGCCCGGCCCGACGACGGCGGCGACCCGTGCCGGGCGACCGGGGAGGGTTGGGTGGCCGAGGAGGCGCTGGCCACCGCCCTGCTCTGCGCCGTCCGGCACGCCGACGACCCGGTCGGCGCGTTGGCCCGGGGCGCGACCACCGCCGGTGACTCGGACTCGATCGCCGCGCTGGCCGGCGCGTTCGTCGGTGCCGCCCACGGCATGGCCGCCTGGCCCGCCGACTGGGCCGCCCGCATCGAGTACGCCGACCAGCTCCGCACCCTCTCCGCCCCGCTCGACTGA
- a CDS encoding type II toxin-antitoxin system PemK/MazF family toxin — MPEWLPWTVAVLLAVAAGWAWSSWRHRPAPPSRPAGRTRPPRRTGRSTAPPRPRDRRTTTRTPRPGEIWWADVPYADGTGSKVRPCLVLRADRRGADVLKITSQDKSDRDDHVRIPTRSWDADADHDSFLDLGTTLRVDAGAFRDRAGTCDPALWRRLQPHL, encoded by the coding sequence ATGCCGGAGTGGCTGCCCTGGACGGTGGCGGTCCTGCTGGCGGTCGCCGCCGGCTGGGCGTGGAGCAGTTGGCGGCACCGGCCCGCCCCACCGTCGCGCCCGGCGGGCCGGACCCGGCCGCCGCGCCGTACCGGCCGGTCGACCGCGCCGCCGCGTCCGCGCGACCGGCGGACCACCACGCGTACGCCCCGACCCGGCGAGATCTGGTGGGCGGACGTGCCGTACGCCGACGGCACCGGCTCGAAGGTACGGCCCTGCCTGGTGCTGCGCGCCGACCGCCGGGGCGCGGACGTGCTCAAGATCACCAGCCAGGACAAGAGCGACCGCGACGACCACGTACGCATCCCCACCCGCAGCTGGGACGCCGACGCCGACCACGACAGCTTCCTCGACCTCGGTACGACGCTCCGGGTCGACGCCGGCGCCTTCCGCGACCGCGCCGGCACCTGCGACCCCGCGCTCTGGCGCCGCCTCCAACCCCACCTCTGA
- the ligA gene encoding NAD-dependent DNA ligase LigA, with protein sequence MSEEAIPQQVSPAQAAAAGAEPPAGVKDRHATLSQELTDHQYRYYVLDAPVISDAEFDTLLRELEALEAEYPALRTPDSPTQRVGGTFSTDFAPVTHAERMLSLDNAFADEELAAWAERVVRDAGGEVPYLCELKVDGLAINLTYERGRLVRAATRGDGRTGEDVTANVRSIRGVPAELTSSAEFGPAPELLEVRGEVYFPVAAFADLNAGLVEQGKPPFANPRNAAAGSLRQKDPRITASRPLRLVVHGIGARRGFRPTAQSEAYAALKAWGLPTSDRWRVVPDLAGVAGYVAHYAAHRHDVEHEIDGVVVKVDPVSIQGRLGSTSRAPRWAIAFKYPPEEVNTKLLDIQVNVGRTGRVTPFAVLEPVRVAGSTVALATLHNAREVERKGVLIGDTVVLRKAGDVIPEVLGPVVDLRPPDAHAFVMPTHCPACGSPLAPAKESDVDIRCPNSRTCPAQLRERLTHLAGRGALDIEVLGEKAAAALLDSGALTDEGDLFSLDPDRLTGVPFFVNKDGSLGSNATRFLTSLDEARQRPLWRMLVALSIRHVGPTAAQALARHFGSVEKIQAATEEELSSVEGVGPTIAASLTEWFTVDWHRAVVDKWAAAGVRMAEEAVDEGPRPLEGLTVVVTGTLAGFSRDQAAEAIQSRGGKVSGSVSKKTGFVVVGENPGSKAEKATALKLPILDEEGFRVLLESGPDAAREVARREE encoded by the coding sequence GTGTCCGAGGAAGCCATCCCCCAGCAGGTCAGCCCGGCACAGGCAGCGGCAGCCGGGGCGGAGCCGCCGGCCGGGGTCAAGGACCGGCACGCCACCCTGAGTCAGGAGCTGACCGACCACCAGTACCGCTACTACGTGCTGGACGCCCCGGTCATCAGCGACGCCGAGTTCGACACCCTGCTGCGCGAGCTGGAGGCGCTGGAGGCGGAGTACCCGGCGCTGCGCACCCCGGACTCGCCCACCCAGCGGGTCGGCGGCACGTTCTCCACCGACTTCGCCCCGGTGACCCACGCCGAGCGGATGCTCTCGCTGGACAACGCCTTCGCCGACGAGGAACTCGCCGCCTGGGCCGAACGGGTGGTCCGCGACGCGGGCGGCGAGGTGCCGTACCTCTGCGAGCTGAAGGTCGACGGGCTGGCGATCAACCTCACCTACGAGCGCGGCCGGCTGGTCCGGGCCGCCACCCGGGGCGACGGCCGCACCGGTGAGGACGTCACCGCCAACGTCCGCAGCATCCGGGGCGTGCCGGCCGAGTTGACCAGCTCCGCGGAGTTCGGCCCGGCGCCGGAGCTGCTGGAGGTGCGGGGCGAGGTCTACTTCCCGGTCGCCGCCTTCGCCGACCTGAACGCCGGCCTGGTCGAGCAGGGCAAGCCGCCCTTCGCCAACCCGCGCAACGCCGCCGCCGGCAGCCTGCGGCAGAAGGATCCGCGGATCACCGCGTCCCGGCCGTTGCGGCTGGTGGTGCACGGCATCGGCGCCCGGCGCGGCTTCCGGCCCACCGCCCAGTCCGAGGCGTACGCGGCGCTGAAGGCGTGGGGGCTGCCGACCAGCGACCGCTGGCGGGTGGTGCCCGACCTGGCCGGTGTCGCCGGGTACGTCGCCCACTACGCCGCCCACCGGCACGACGTCGAGCACGAGATCGACGGTGTGGTCGTGAAGGTCGACCCGGTGTCGATCCAGGGCCGCCTGGGATCGACCAGCCGGGCGCCCCGCTGGGCGATCGCCTTCAAGTACCCGCCGGAGGAGGTCAACACCAAGCTCCTCGACATCCAGGTCAACGTCGGGCGGACCGGCCGGGTCACCCCGTTCGCGGTGCTCGAACCGGTCCGGGTGGCCGGCTCGACGGTGGCGCTGGCCACCCTGCACAACGCCCGCGAGGTGGAGCGCAAGGGGGTGCTGATCGGTGACACGGTGGTGCTGCGCAAGGCCGGGGACGTGATCCCCGAGGTGCTCGGCCCGGTGGTCGACCTCCGGCCGCCGGACGCCCACGCCTTCGTGATGCCCACCCACTGCCCGGCCTGCGGCTCCCCGCTCGCTCCCGCCAAGGAGAGCGACGTCGACATCCGCTGCCCCAACTCCCGCACCTGCCCCGCGCAGCTGCGGGAACGGCTGACCCACCTCGCCGGCCGGGGCGCGCTCGACATCGAGGTGCTCGGCGAGAAGGCGGCGGCGGCGCTGCTCGACTCGGGCGCGCTGACCGACGAGGGCGACCTGTTCTCCCTCGACCCGGACCGGCTGACCGGGGTGCCGTTCTTCGTCAACAAGGACGGCAGCCTGGGCAGCAACGCGACCCGCTTCCTGACCAGCCTGGACGAGGCGCGACAGCGTCCGCTCTGGCGGATGCTGGTGGCGCTGTCGATCCGGCACGTCGGCCCGACCGCGGCCCAGGCCCTGGCCCGCCACTTCGGCTCGGTGGAGAAGATCCAAGCGGCCACCGAGGAGGAACTGTCCTCGGTGGAGGGGGTGGGGCCGACCATCGCGGCGAGCCTGACCGAGTGGTTCACCGTCGACTGGCACCGCGCCGTGGTCGACAAGTGGGCCGCCGCCGGGGTCCGCATGGCGGAGGAGGCCGTCGACGAGGGGCCGCGCCCGCTGGAGGGGCTCACCGTCGTGGTCACCGGCACCCTCGCCGGGTTCTCCCGGGACCAGGCCGCCGAGGCGATCCAGTCCCGGGGTGGCAAGGTCAGCGGATCGGTCTCCAAGAAGACCGGCTTCGTGGTGGTGGGGGAGAACCCCGGCTCCAAGGCGGAGAAGGCCACCGCACTCAAGCTGCCGATCCTCGACGAGGAGGGCTTCCGCGTGCTGCTCGAGTCCGGCCCGGACGCCGCGCGGGAGGTCGCGCGCCGCGAGGAGTGA
- a CDS encoding putative bifunctional diguanylate cyclase/phosphodiesterase, whose protein sequence is MEAADLRNAVPPARVGPFFGFVGATAVLALGLTAGPLVALPADLATLPGAFWIMAALAVLCDARPFVPPGQRHTSAVFPSICFTFAILVAWGPGAAVAVQTAAVVVSGWRLRHVAWRTVFNAAQYACALAAADEVIRLGPGAAFADDRLHWTGAVALAGAAVAWFVVSYGLVSTAVRLRFGDPWWPTVRRGLGFELLATGSLLLLAPVLVAAARASAALIPLVLVPLFAVYRMARLSADQEHLAALDPLTGLPNRKALLTEVAEQIRRHAERGAQGMPDAHLALLLIDLDRFRGVNDALGHAVGDRLLVAVSDRLTSALGSRDMVARLGGDEFAVVTGGLTGVDDARRVADRVVRALAEPVPLDGLPLDVGGSIGIALFPEHGEDFATLMRHADVAMYDAKHRNDTVAVYAAESDHNSAERLGLLADLRRVLESGPTDPAASTAPEAAARGGDGAALPTGDDGTHVRQGSRRWGGRRRDRTTAHPDELINQIITGADPVRRRAGWTAAATSAPSAGLPGVTAELVGAGAAGAEPRVEVDEPAGITMYYQPQVRIATGEVVGVEALLRWRHPVRGMVDPGELIRVAEQSAVMRLLTRRVVDDVVGQLARWSAAGSTLRAALNVSVRDLHTGEIADQIGDLLARHAIRPDRLQLEITEGALMADPRRVLDTVSRLHRIGVAIALDDFGTGYSSLQHLRRLPLSEVKVDRSFVLGMADDPDDAAIVRSMIELAGALNLRVVAEGVEDERTWRLLHAAGCDLAQGWFFARPMPADELTAWLARYRPVRPAGVAGARSRPTD, encoded by the coding sequence ATGGAAGCCGCCGACCTGCGGAACGCCGTACCGCCTGCCCGGGTGGGGCCGTTCTTCGGGTTCGTCGGCGCGACCGCCGTGCTGGCCCTCGGGCTCACCGCAGGGCCGCTGGTCGCGCTTCCCGCCGACCTCGCCACGCTGCCCGGCGCCTTCTGGATCATGGCAGCGCTCGCCGTCCTCTGCGACGCCCGGCCCTTCGTACCGCCCGGCCAGCGGCACACCTCGGCGGTCTTCCCGTCGATCTGCTTCACCTTCGCGATCCTGGTCGCCTGGGGACCGGGCGCGGCGGTGGCGGTGCAGACCGCCGCCGTGGTCGTCTCCGGCTGGCGGTTGCGGCACGTCGCCTGGCGGACCGTGTTCAACGCCGCCCAGTACGCCTGCGCGCTGGCCGCCGCGGACGAGGTGATCCGGCTCGGCCCCGGCGCGGCCTTCGCCGACGACCGCCTGCACTGGACCGGGGCGGTGGCGCTGGCCGGAGCGGCGGTGGCCTGGTTCGTGGTGAGCTACGGCCTGGTCAGCACGGCGGTACGGCTGCGCTTCGGCGACCCGTGGTGGCCGACCGTCCGCCGTGGGCTCGGCTTCGAGCTGCTCGCCACCGGTTCGTTGCTGCTGCTCGCCCCGGTGCTGGTGGCCGCGGCCCGGGCCAGCGCGGCACTGATCCCGCTGGTGCTGGTGCCGCTCTTCGCCGTCTACCGGATGGCCCGCCTCTCCGCCGACCAGGAACATCTCGCCGCGCTCGACCCGCTGACCGGGCTGCCCAACCGCAAGGCGCTGCTCACCGAGGTCGCCGAGCAGATCCGCCGGCACGCCGAACGGGGTGCCCAGGGGATGCCCGACGCGCACCTCGCGCTGCTCCTGATCGACCTGGACCGCTTCCGGGGCGTCAACGACGCGCTCGGCCACGCGGTCGGCGACCGGCTGCTGGTGGCGGTGAGCGACCGGCTCACCTCGGCCCTCGGCTCCCGGGACATGGTGGCCCGGCTCGGCGGCGACGAGTTCGCCGTCGTCACGGGCGGGCTGACCGGGGTGGACGACGCCCGCCGGGTCGCCGACCGGGTGGTCCGCGCCCTCGCCGAGCCGGTTCCGCTGGACGGGCTGCCGCTGGACGTCGGAGGTTCGATCGGCATCGCGCTCTTCCCCGAACACGGCGAGGACTTCGCCACCCTGATGCGCCACGCCGACGTGGCGATGTACGACGCCAAGCACCGCAACGACACCGTCGCCGTGTACGCCGCCGAATCGGACCACAACTCCGCCGAGCGGCTCGGACTCCTGGCCGACCTGCGCCGGGTGCTGGAGTCCGGGCCGACCGATCCGGCGGCGTCCACCGCGCCGGAGGCCGCTGCCCGGGGCGGCGACGGGGCCGCCCTGCCCACCGGGGACGACGGCACGCACGTCCGCCAGGGCTCCCGGCGGTGGGGTGGCCGGCGGCGCGACCGGACCACCGCGCACCCCGACGAACTGATCAACCAGATCATCACCGGCGCCGACCCGGTCCGGCGCCGTGCCGGGTGGACCGCGGCCGCGACGAGCGCGCCGTCGGCGGGCCTGCCCGGGGTCACTGCCGAACTGGTCGGGGCGGGCGCGGCCGGCGCCGAGCCCCGGGTCGAGGTGGACGAACCGGCCGGGATCACGATGTACTACCAGCCCCAGGTCCGTATCGCCACCGGCGAGGTGGTCGGCGTGGAGGCGCTGCTGCGCTGGCGCCACCCCGTGCGGGGCATGGTCGACCCGGGGGAGCTGATCCGGGTCGCCGAGCAGAGCGCGGTGATGCGGCTGCTGACCCGCCGGGTCGTCGACGACGTGGTGGGACAGTTGGCCCGCTGGTCGGCGGCGGGCAGCACCCTGCGGGCCGCGCTCAACGTCAGTGTCCGGGACCTGCACACCGGAGAGATCGCCGACCAGATCGGTGACCTGCTCGCCCGCCACGCGATCCGCCCGGACCGGCTGCAACTGGAGATCACCGAGGGCGCGTTGATGGCCGACCCCCGGCGGGTGCTCGACACGGTCTCCCGGCTGCACCGGATCGGGGTGGCCATCGCACTGGACGACTTCGGCACCGGCTACTCCTCCCTCCAGCACCTGCGGCGGCTGCCGCTGTCCGAGGTGAAGGTGGACCGCTCGTTCGTCCTCGGCATGGCCGACGACCCCGACGACGCCGCGATCGTCCGCTCGATGATCGAACTGGCCGGGGCGCTCAACCTGCGGGTGGTCGCGGAGGGCGTGGAGGACGAGCGGACCTGGCGGTTGCTCCACGCGGCCGGCTGCGACCTGGCGCAGGGCTGGTTCTTCGCCCGCCCGATGCCGGCCGACGAGTTGACCGCGTGGCTGGCCCGGTACCGACCGGTCCGACCGGCCGGGGTCGCCGGCGCTCGCTCCCGCCCGACCGACTGA
- the gatC gene encoding Asp-tRNA(Asn)/Glu-tRNA(Gln) amidotransferase subunit GatC, whose amino-acid sequence MAAISREEVAHLARLSRLAVTEEELDTFAGQLDVILQAVAQVGEVAAADIPPTSHSVPLTNVLREDVVRPGLTPDEALSGAPDAEEQRFRVPRILDEDVAS is encoded by the coding sequence ATGGCCGCCATCTCCCGCGAGGAGGTCGCGCACCTCGCGCGCCTGTCGCGGCTCGCCGTCACGGAGGAGGAGCTGGACACCTTCGCCGGCCAGCTCGACGTGATCCTCCAGGCCGTCGCCCAGGTCGGCGAGGTCGCCGCCGCGGACATCCCGCCGACCTCCCACTCGGTGCCACTGACGAACGTCCTGCGCGAGGATGTCGTCCGGCCCGGCCTGACCCCCGACGAGGCGCTGTCGGGTGCGCCCGACGCCGAGGAACAGCGGTTCCGCGTTCCGCGGATCCTGGACGAGGATGTGGCTTCATGA